CGGCGGCGAGACGTGGGAGCCGGTCGGCAACGAGTTCGTCTACGACGGGGAGACCGGGACACACCAGTGGTACGACGGCACCCAGCATCCCTGGGAGTTCTCGCGGGTCTGGCACCTGGAGCCGTCGCTGACTGACCCCGACACGGTCTATGCCGGCGTGGAGGACGCCGCTCTGTTCCGCTCCACCGACGGCGGCCGGACCTGGCAGGAATTCCCCGGCCTGCGCTGCCACGATACCGGCCATCTCTGGCAACCCGGCGCCGGCGGCCTGTGCCTCCACACCATCCTGCTCGATCCCAGCAACCCCGAGCGTATTCTCGTGGCGATTTCGTCGGCGGGGGCCTTCCGGACCGACGACGGCGGCGGGACGTGGAAGCCGATCAACCGCGGCCTGCGCTCTGACTACATCCCCGATCCGGATGCCGAGGTCGGCCACTGCGTCCACCGGATTGCGATGCACCCGTCGCGGCCGAACGTGCTCTTCATGCAGAAGCACTGGGATGTGATGCGTAGCGACGATGCGGGCGAGTCGTGGCACGAAGTGAGCGGGAACCTCCCGAGCGACTTCGGCTTCCCGATCGAGGTCCACGCGCACGAGCCGGAGACGATCTACGTCGTCCCGATCACGAGCGACCATCAGCACTACCCGCCCGAGGGGAAGCTGCGGGTCTACCGAAGCCGCACCGGCGGGCATGAGTGGGAGCCCCTGACGAAGGGCCTGCCGCAGCAGAACTGCTACGTCAACGTGCTGCGCGATGCGATGGCCGTGGACCAGCTCGACCCCTGCGGCGTCTACTTCGGGACCACCGGCGGGCAGGTCTACGTGTCGGCCGACTCCGGCGACACCTGGATGCCGATCGTCGAGAACCTGCCGGCGGTCGTTTCGGTGGAAGTGCAGACCCTGCCATGATCCGTGTGGTGCTCCCGCCCCACTTGCAGATCCTGGCGCGGACGGGCCGCGAGGTGACGGTCGAGGTCGAGGGGCCGGTGACGCAGCGTGCGGTCCTCGACGCCCTGGAAGCCGCCTACCCGGTCCTGCGCGGCGCTATCCGCGACCACGTTACCAAGCGCCGCCGGCCCCTGGTGCGGTTCTTCGCGTGTGAGCAGGACCTGTCACACGACGATCCGGATGCGCCGCTCCCCGAGGCGGTGGCGTGCGGCGACGAGCCGTTCAGAATCGTCGGTGCCATCGCCGGCGGTTAGAGAAAGAAACGAGGGAGACCCGTGCGATACATGCTCCTCATCTACGGCAACGAGCAGGCGCTCAGCGACGACGAGCGGCAGGCCTGCTATCAGGAATCCACGGAGCTGGCACACCAGCTCGCGCGAGAAGGGCACTTCATCGCGACCGCGCCGCTGCATCCGACGTCCACGGCGACCAGCGTGCGCATCCGCGACGGCAAGCGGCTGGTGACCGACGGCCCGTTCGCCGAGACACACGAGCAACTGGGCGGCTTCTTCATGATCGAGGCCAACGACCTCGATGAGGCCATCGCCATCGCGGCGCGGATTCCGGGCGCGCGCTGGGGCACGGTCGAGATCCGACCCGTCATCGAGCTCCCCGGCCTGCCGGAGGAGAAGCGCTCGGCCGATCTCGACGCGCAGCCGACGCTGTAACCCATCGTCCTCGTGCCAGCACCACGAAAGGAGCTTCATCATGGCACATGGTGCGCGCGGCACAGGCGGAGACATTACGAGCGGGTACGCCCCCGTGAACGGCCTGCAGATGTACTACGAGATCCACGGCGCCGGGCAGCCGCTGGTCGTGCTGCACGGCGCCTACATGACGATCGAGCTCATGGGGGAGTACATCCCCGCGTTCGCGAGGACACGGCAGGTCATCGCGGTCGAACTCCAGGGGCACGGGCACACGGCGGACATCGACCGGCCGATCACGTACGAGTCCCTGGCGGACGACACGGCCGCGCTGCTGCGGTTTCTCGGGATCGACCAGGCCGATGTCTTCGGCTACAGCATGGGAGGCACCGCGGCCCTGCAGGTGGCGATCCGGCATCCGGCGCTGGTGCGCAAGCTGGTGTCCGTCTCGGGGTCCTTCAATACTGGCGGTCTCTACCACGAGGAGCTTGAAACCATCGAGCAGATGACGCCCGACTGGTTGGAGAGTACGCCCATGCGCGCGGCTTACGACCGCTCGTCGCCCCACCCGGAGGACTTCCCCACGCTGATGGCGAAGCTGAAGCAGTTGGATCTCACGCCGCAGGACTGGCCCGCCGAGGAGATCCAGGCGATCACCGCACCGACTATGATCGTCATCGGCGACT
This genomic window from Sphaerobacter thermophilus DSM 20745 contains:
- a CDS encoding WD40/YVTN/BNR-like repeat-containing protein — encoded protein: MSGVRVLVGTRKGAFILTADGKRDRWQVTGPLFGGWEVYHIKGSPADPNRIYAAPSLSWFGQQIQRSDDGGETWEPVGNEFVYDGETGTHQWYDGTQHPWEFSRVWHLEPSLTDPDTVYAGVEDAALFRSTDGGRTWQEFPGLRCHDTGHLWQPGAGGLCLHTILLDPSNPERILVAISSAGAFRTDDGGGTWKPINRGLRSDYIPDPDAEVGHCVHRIAMHPSRPNVLFMQKHWDVMRSDDAGESWHEVSGNLPSDFGFPIEVHAHEPETIYVVPITSDHQHYPPEGKLRVYRSRTGGHEWEPLTKGLPQQNCYVNVLRDAMAVDQLDPCGVYFGTTGGQVYVSADSGDTWMPIVENLPAVVSVEVQTLP
- a CDS encoding alpha/beta fold hydrolase; the encoded protein is MAHGARGTGGDITSGYAPVNGLQMYYEIHGAGQPLVVLHGAYMTIELMGEYIPAFARTRQVIAVELQGHGHTADIDRPITYESLADDTAALLRFLGIDQADVFGYSMGGTAALQVAIRHPALVRKLVSVSGSFNTGGLYHEELETIEQMTPDWLESTPMRAAYDRSSPHPEDFPTLMAKLKQLDLTPQDWPAEEIQAITAPTMIVIGDSDGTRPEHAVEMFRLRGGGVFGDITGLPAAQLVVLPGTMHLGILDRVGWLVPMVEEFLDAPMPEQA
- a CDS encoding YciI family protein, which gives rise to MRYMLLIYGNEQALSDDERQACYQESTELAHQLAREGHFIATAPLHPTSTATSVRIRDGKRLVTDGPFAETHEQLGGFFMIEANDLDEAIAIAARIPGARWGTVEIRPVIELPGLPEEKRSADLDAQPTL
- a CDS encoding MoaD/ThiS family protein, whose translation is MIRVVLPPHLQILARTGREVTVEVEGPVTQRAVLDALEAAYPVLRGAIRDHVTKRRRPLVRFFACEQDLSHDDPDAPLPEAVACGDEPFRIVGAIAGG